The nucleotide sequence TGGAGTTCCCCAAGCACAGAACCATCAGCGTGGGCGGTCAGAACATCAGCACCAACCAAATTCCGAAATTGCAGCTTCAGAAAGCTTTTGATGAAATGTACTTGCTTGGAAACTTCATTGTCGATGGTGAGCCTTTGTTATTATAATTCTTTTAGacgaaatgtattttataaagtGTTAAACTCTCGTTTTAAAGGTTCATAAATCATCCTCACAAAATGGTCGCGATTTACGATTCgtcttgtatatgtatatagtaccACTACATATTTTCAGCGCAAATGATGTTCCAAAGTAAATTAGAATAGTAAACTATATGTATTCTTTTATCTCAGGATAATGGGTAGAATAAAAAAGTTGGACGGATGACctcttaatatatatattttagccCTAACCAATGATTATTCGATACTACATTCTTTCCTTTATAAGAAATGTCTAAATTGTTCATTAAAATGGTTTTAGCAAACATATTAAAGACCCTCTGTTTATTTTATCCAGGCGTCATGGGACCAGACGTGGTGAACGTGCCCCTGTACCTGTCTCAACTTCGCATGGTGCGCGTGATTGGCCTTAAGAACGCGCCTCCCCAGAAATGGCGAGGTTACCTTGAGGAATTGAAGCGCTTCAGTTCCTATCTGAGATACGACAATGAGTACGGAAATCAAGGTATAAGAAaactattgtaaatatttaaaggaAAGTATTTTCTAAACATTTTCCAGAAAATCAAGCGTAAACAATATTTAGCAGGGCATCAGTTTACATTTAGGTAAAAAATCAGTATATCCTGATCGTTTTACGTGCTATTTTATGGAATGACAATATCCAACATTGTCAAATAGACTGACATTTGACACAATAATTTAAGACCTCAAACATGCTACTAAGCCATTTAAACTTGActgttaaaataaacagtttatatgaTATTAAACCCCTTAAAACACATGAAGTTCATAGTTTAAAAATAATTGACAGTACACCAGCATATGACAAAACAAACAAGATGTTATTATAGGagtaaataaaactaaataaagacctatatatacattatttggtACGTTTTCTGTGAAGGTAACTTGTATAAATAATCAAGCATGTCGCTTTTCAATACATACGTTATGGCAATAACTTGTAAGatacataaaacacaatcaaaGTTTAGTTACATAAAGTAGAAATATTGAAACATCTGTTGCATTGTCTTGTAAGCAAAATAGGACAAGCACAAACCTGACACATAAATAATGGCAATTTAGTATATTATGGTAGAAGGATATTTTATGTATCCGTCATGTAATTAATGAATATTTACCGCAAAAcacgtattttatttttatttcaggaaTTGCCCAATATGACCCATCAGCGGTTCATTCTGACGCCGTTTACTCCTTTGTTGAACCGCAAACATACTCAAACATAATATCGGTGTTCCAACATCGTCTTTGGAATGTCGTAGATAACCCAAACTACCAGCTGACCGACGTGAACCAGCATGAAGACACCAAGTACGAAGAAATCGGAATGGAGCGCGATTCCGCGATGCACATTGATAAGATTGATAATCACAGGCCATCATTGTCGACGTTTGGCGTCTGTCGAATACCAGCGCAGGCTTCGACCTCCCAAATTTCACAGGAGGTAAAGTCAACAATTGGAAGCCTGAAATCAACAGGTTCAGAAAATCGTTCTTTCCAAGAATCGAATTACAGTCCGCTTATTGACAGAAACACAAAGGTTTCCCCACCTGTCGCGATCAAGCCCCCAAGGCCACCTCCACAGATTCCAGAGATTCAAGGCAGTCCGGAGCTTCCCGCGCGCCAACCAAGGCCTCCTTCACAGATGCTTAGTCCTACCGTCAAACATGATGCCATCTACACGAATGATGTTCCCCGCACGTCCATTCGCCCCTTCCAACCGGAACTCAAAGAAGCTATTGAATGTAAGCAGGAACACTCAATTGAATACGATAAGCAAAGAAACACTTTGCAATCGCCAAATCGGCCAGATTTAGTTGATAAACCGTTACCAACCATTAACGACAGCCTTGATGTAAACAAACTGTCAATAAACGATGTATGTGGTTACCTTAAAGTGCTGAGTCTTGATAAATATGAGCCCAAATTTCGGCAAGAAATGATAGACGGGGCGCTGATGGCCGCTCTTTCCAAAGAAGATTTTGAAAAAGAGTTTGGTATGAATGGGCTTGAAGCAGTGAGAATATTTAAGTTCTCCAAAGAAGGTCATTTGCCAAGGTAGACAACAGTGGCTGTAAGTCGTTTGAGTCTTTAAGAAAAAACTAAATCTAGATTAAAGCACTAGTGCTTCCAATGTTTCAAACGCACTATTTACGTAAAATTATACTCTGTTTACGTTTGAAATTAACGTGTATCATAGTATTTCATCATTAGTGGTGTATCTTGTTTCGATCATTAAAGAcgaaaaatgcattttatgtttcgTACTCTTTgacatgtaaaataaaacttaTGTGTTGGTGAGTTTTAGTAATTTTCATAATCATATTGCACTCATTTATTTCACaccaaatgtttgtttgaaatatgCGTATAAACGTGTTAGATAATTGATAGTGTTTAATCTTATTTCTAGTCTAATGACACATTATGTTATCAGCTCTGCAATTAAGTGACACACGTGTTTtagttttctttttaattgttgAGTATATACTTAATTAGTAAGGTAATCCACTCGATAAACCTTTTTCTCATAATGCTAGTGATGCAAAACGTCGTAAATCACAAATAGAAACACTAGAGATAGATGACCATTGTCAACAATATAATGTGTAGCATAGGTGTAAAGTTTAGTTAGGTGAACATTTCAACGGCTTATAGCACGTATCTAGTTGTTTAAGAAACAAATGCTCAAAGTTACAAATAGATGTATAAGCCCATGTAAATTTGAAGATTCGTGAAGATtcaattgttatatgttttatttagcaGTTTTTAACTGCATCGTATATTGATATTGGGTGTGAGGTATCAATTTCTATTGTAATTTCCATATGTACCTGTCAACAGTAACATAACCATCATCGTCAATTCTTTGAACGTTTTAGCAGTTGAGCgatatattgtacatgtatgaaATATTAAGTTTTGATAACGGTTTATATAttctcaaatgtaaacaataaaatcttTATAAAACATTTGTGTTGACGATATTGAACGATAGCTATACAATCCTACACGTCAAGAGGTCTAGCGGCTGTAATGGTTACAGtctcaccccctgtacgtcgataatccaaactgagttggataattcaaactgaagaaaaaaatgtcggtcgaaactgaaactgaaagataGGTGATTATcttatcatttctgctaattaaGTAACTAAAAGGACGTAATTGAtctacacatgtgataatgaatgtctgacacacacatgcgtttttagttttgcaataatttaatagttttctattaaaaacgataaatttgtcttcggaaaatgctaattttcattaaatgcgacctatgtgttgcattatttacacgttaattgacaaaagagcgaacgaaactgtaacagagatatgccaaattatatcatgaatgtcctaaaaaaaattacttttaacacctagtgtgtttctgtgttaaagtcatgtgtttgcaggacgggtattCAAGTGTATGGATACAACCAAACTGATATGAACATttctgtggataataaccaaactcaaaatggataatgcacaaactgcgatgtattgaacatgttttccaattacaggttggatattattctttgaaaccaagtatgtttaaccaaaaactcacacgatgtgtataatggaatataTAAACTACTTTCAacgaacatcaacattcatttatttgttattagtgaTATCAATTTCAAAGGAACTTGctgcatatatatacaattgagatTAGAAGCAAACTAAGAATGCAAAATTTGCATTCCACGTACACAGAGGAGCGATAACACGTGTTCCATGTCATTTTGGATAGCATGAAAAgcatagaaattaaaaaaaatgtcccaacttattatttaatcacttgatttaaagggATTCGAGTCGAAGCTGCATGTAAAAGTGGCACTTGCCCCGCTGATTCAtgtatttgtcaccatattagagttttcgaatattatttgaggcattactgatctgatccattaaacatttaatatatcaGCAAGATTGCATCAAATGGTACATACATATTTAAAGGGCATAGCGGCGGCTAGTATGGCATTTTactttccgaaatatatttacacattgaaaataatatattaaataatttctcAATGCACAGACATTGATATAAAAAATCTTCTGTacattatttatttctataataataAAAGGTTTTCACCGTGACCCTTTTCGCCGGCGCGAACATGCATATCTTTCCCTGCTAGCTTTATTTCTGATGGGATAATACCTTCAAGCAGCCTTGATTTATAACCGTATTTGTTTAGTACGGGATCAAATGCAAACTCTCTGTATTTAAAGGGCTTGTCCCCATGGTGCTATATGCAGAGTTTTATTATCTCACTCATAGTTTGTTCATCGTTACTACAAAACACGCAAATGTAGTTTGGCCTGTTCTTATGCGATTCCTATTCTTCACACGGGCACTCCTCTGGTGATGGTCAGGCACTTTGATCATTTTTTTTCTATCACTTTGATAACGCTTTTTTCAATAGTGAGTTGCTGATGTTGTTCATCTAGGTTTTGTGGAATAATATCAGCATATATGTTTGTCCGATAACCTAATTTGCCGGTTGTTTCATCTACAGTAAGTTCtctaatttttaattttctacgTAATGGTAAGTTGTGATAAGGATTATTATTTCTTTCAGGCATTTAAAGTACTCTGTACAATAATAACATCTTTAGTTTTCCATTATCTTCTGTTTTACTTAAAACTAAatcaaaatcattttcatgatgattgttaACAATGTGCTAAAATGCTGTTTTAAAATCTTGAACTATTTTACAATAGTGGTCATTTTACGTATATCTTTACATAAAGACAtcttgcagtttggtcattatccatcgacttcctaatgttagtttggaattatccatacactagttaggtaTGTTGATTACTTTTATATGAAGAGTACAAAAGGGACATAAACCTTATACAACAAATAATAGACTGGCTACCGGTTACATTCGGTTACATGCCAATATAACATATATCTATCAACATCTCtctttctttaaaaacaatattattaagatccattaacaatatcaatttaaatgatcAAGACAATAGTTTTAGCTCTGAAAATAGTCTTAACTTATAAAACTAAGATCACTTAACAATAGTAATCACTCTTAGAACAGTctaaaaatataaacttttacaaACTTGACTAGAATTACAAATGTTCAAACAGTTTGTATTTTACTAACTTTACTAGAATTAAACATGTTCAGTTTGTCATTTCTTTACATTCTAAAACGCTGATCAAATTATCAAGCTGGTAGCTAAAATCTCTTTCCTTAAATCTAATCTTCAGTCTCAGACATATGAAAACTATTCATTGATTTCACACAAAACCCTCAAGATACTGGGGTATTTGAATGTTTCCGCGGGGCCTTAGGTTGTATCTGCTCGGGCCGGATTCCGAAGCTGCTGTTGGTTCTGATTCAGAGGCTGCTGTCGTGTTGCCTGCTGAAGATGTTGCAGTCATACGAGTAGTTTCATGCGTCTTTGGCGCGCTTTGATTACGAGTTTCAGAATGCATATCGCCATAACGAGGCGGAGATTGCTCGCGAATCTGCACTTCGACTTTTGTCGGACGGATATGAACACGATTTCTGGCATACAGCCCACTTTCTTCACTACGCACAATATATCGATCATCATTGATATTTTCAACTATGCCTTTCTGCCAGGGCTTTTTGCTCTGCTTATGGAAATACACTGATTGACCGATTTTTACTTTTAGTTGATCGTGCGCTTTTTGATTGAACCATTTTTTCACAGATTTCCCACGATTCACTCGCGATTCACAACTTGGCTCTGCTTTCACGCGCGAAGGTTCCATGGGGCGAAGCTTTCGATTCATCATCATCTCAGCTGGACTCCTCTTGGTGTCGGTACGAGGGGTGTTTCGTTGCTCCAGGATCGCCTCCAGCGGGTCCGTACGCGACTCGTGGCACTTAATGATCAGTGTCTTCATGGCTTTCACAGTACTTTCAGCTTTACCATTCGATTATGAGTGGAGGGGCGACGTGATGTGATGCTTTATACCCCACTTCTGTGTAAAGTTACGGAATTCTGTGGACTATACTGGGGTCCACCGTCGGTTATCAGTTCTCTGGGAATCCGAATCTAGCAAAGTGTTTCTTCATTTTGTCAATCACTTGCTGACTGGTTGCAGCTGTCAGAAAATCCACTTCGATGAAGCTTGAGTGGTAGTCTACGACGACGAGGTATAATCTGTTCTGTATTTGGAACAAGTCCGATCCGACCTTGTCCCAAGGTCGTAGTCCATCACTATGTTGTTTCAACTTTTCCTGTTGAGGGGGAGGTTTTCTGTCCTCACACTGTACACATTTTTTCGTGAACTCTTTCATTTCTGCTCTTAAAACCGGCCAGAAGATCGTTTCGCGGGCTCTTCTGTCCATACTATCATAACCTAGATGTGCTTTGTGCAGCATTTCTTTTCTCAGGCTTTTTGGAATAACTATTGCTTCACCTTTGAAGATCACTCCATCTTGCACACTGAGAGTATATCTGAGAGGGTGATATTGTCCGAGTTCAGCACTAATGTCACTTTTTTTCGGCCATCCAGTGATTATCAAGTGCTGAAGCTCTTGCATTGACGAATCGTCTTCTGTTGCACGTCTAATTTCCAGAATTCTTGCATCTGGAAACTGGTCGAATGCACCATTTTTGACATTTCGAATGTCCAACCGATCTGCAGTTTCATTTTCCTTTGATTCTGGGTATGCACGACTCAGAGCATCCGCGATCATGAGACCTGAACCCTTCACAAACTGGAACTCGATGTCATACCTCAGGAGTTTCATAATTATATCTTATAGTCGTTTTCGCGCTTGTCCCAAAGGCTTTTTCAAAATAGTCTCTAATGGTTTATGATCGTTCTGCACTACTACTTTGATTCCAAAGGTGTATTGGTCAAATTGTGTCAGTCCATATAGAATTGCTtgtgcttctttttcgatttgcGCTCATTTTCGCTCAGCGGGGATTAGAGCACGCGAGGCGAATTCCACAGGATGTCCATCCTGCAGAAGACATGCACCCAGTCCGTGTTGCGATAAGTCCACTTACAGCACGGCTATTTTTTCAGGATCAAAGTACGCCAAAACAGAGGAGCTCGTGATTTGCGCTTTCACTTTTTCTAAGCTTTCGTCACACTCATTTGTCCATTCCCACTTGGCATCTTTACGCGTTATTTGACGAATGGGCTCCATGGTCGATGCAAAATCAGGTAGAAATGTGCTCATGTATTGCACTAGTCTGCAGAGTTGTCGAACCTCTGTGACATTTTTCGGCTTCAGCATGTTTTGGATGGCTTTCACTTTGTTCTCATCTGGCAAAACACCTTTGTCTGTTATCCTGTGTCCATGGAAGATCACTTCTTTTCCGACCTTTGTTTTTTCTTCATTCagataaatattctgttctgaGCATCGTTTTGCAAGTGATTTCAGTTTGCGGTCATTGTCCGACTTTGCTGATTGTTCTGTTTCACTGCAGCCAACAACGATGATATCATCTGCGATCACAAAAATGCCTTCGAAACCGTTCAAAGCTTCGTTTAGCTTTCTCGCAAAGATCTCACTTGATACACATAGCCCAAATGGTAATATTGACCATCGGAATCGTCCAAAAGGGGTTATCATCGTTGTGAGCTTGCTCGACTCTTCATCTAATCGCACATGCCAGAATGCTTCTTTGACATCCATTTTGGTGAACAACTTTGCCTGGTTGAGATTTCGCAAGACATCATCAAATGTGGTAAGTATGTACCGCTCTCTTTTCAGCACTTTGTTTAGAGGTTGGGGGTCTAAGCAGATACGCAGGCTCCCTGAAGATTTTCGTACCACGGCCATCTGGTTCACCCATTCAGTAGACTCTTCGACTGGAACAAAAATACCTCTTTCTACAAGCTTGTCAAGTTCTTGTTTCACTTGGCCTTGGATGGCGATTGGTATCTTTCGTGCTGGCAAAACAACTGGTTTGGCATCTTCTTCTACGTAGAGCTTAGCTTCACCTAGATCACCAAGATCTTTTTCAACTTTCCCCACAAAGGCATCTGTGTTAATGTTTATCAGGTTCATTTCTTGCACCGTTTTCAACCCTTACAGGTTCTGGAAGTCGTTCGGGACAACGATGAATCTGACATCATAAATATCGTCAGTGTT is from Dreissena polymorpha isolate Duluth1 chromosome 14, UMN_Dpol_1.0, whole genome shotgun sequence and encodes:
- the LOC127857370 gene encoding uncharacterized protein LOC127857370 is translated as MKLLRYDIEFQFVKGSGLMIADALSRAYPESKENETADRLDIRNVKNGAFDQFPDARILEIRRATEDDSSMQELQHLIITGWPKKSDISAELGQYHPLRYTLSVQDGVIFKGEAIVIPKSLRKEMLHKAHLGYDSMDRRARETIFWPVLRAEMKEFTKKCVQCEDRKPPPQQEKLKQHSDGLRPWDKVGSDLFQIQNRLYLVVVDYHSSFIEVDFLTAATSQQVIDKMKKHFARFGFPEN